One Setaria viridis chromosome 5, Setaria_viridis_v4.0, whole genome shotgun sequence genomic region harbors:
- the LOC117857104 gene encoding 1-aminocyclopropane-1-carboxylate oxidase 1-like has translation MKDFAQKLLCIISENLNPPPSYIKEAVGEVYQNITISYCWSIYYSPCPQPDLALGLQSHSDMGAITLLIQDDVGGIKVLKDGMWIPVPALRDGILVILADQTEIITNGRYKSSVHRAVVDAERARLSVATFYDPSKSRKIFTAAKLVSKDEPQKYRDVIYGDYVSSWYSKGPEGKRNIDALLIQQ, from the exons ATGAAGGATTTTGCTCAAAAGTTGCTGTGCATCATCTCAGAAAATCTGAACCCACCACCATCTTATATAAAAGAGGCAGTTGGAGAAGTTTATCAGAATATTACTATTAGCTACTGTTGGAGtat CTACTATTCTCCTTGTCCACAACCTGATCTTGCTCTTGGGTTACAATCTCATTCTGATATGGGCGCAATAACACTTCTGATACAAGATGATGTTGGTGGGATCAAGGTATTGAAGGATGGAATGTGGATACCTGTGCCTGctttgcgtgatggcatccttGTGATTCTGGCTGATCAGACAGAG ATCATCACCAATGGAAGATATAAGAGTTCTGTTCATCGAGCTGTTGTCGATGCTGAGCGTGCCCGCTTATCAGTAGCTACATTTTATGATCCATCAAAATCAAGGAAAATATTCACTGCTGCAAAGCTTGTGAGCAAGGATGAGCCACAAAAGTATCGGGACGTAATCTATGGTGACTATGTCTCATCTTGGTATAGCAAAGGTCCAGAGGGAAAGCGAAACATTGATGCCCTCCTTATTCAGCAATAG
- the LOC117855705 gene encoding uncharacterized protein, with amino-acid sequence MARVGKKRPYLIWNHHSVKLPSGTGPGTIECRTSILHSAGSTSPQLKSYLFTIRVDLGYYDQDVDPILWKVVGTGDASYVLLRHVSNRLLRANGRYRLWLSGVSVDDVDNQSTMMHWKVETIPTSPNPAALPTRIPVSSARSSIPRHLWPCTVLPVPRPLLRCTARLGFSHWFGRSRVLGWNLQFRFVEPVLEAPALDVSLFPSVLPRTAKCPAPREPTTDAASAACSSCTRSPCTCSGRYGSCGGQLRELPGQLGHVPVPRPLRVRAESGGGAPHGQCVLVLPHPDVRPGRLTPLLVDLPRNEETVDIIVIIGTEGE; translated from the exons ATGGCGCGCGTGGGGAAGAAAAG GCCATATCTTATTTGGAACCACCATTCAGTTAAGCTCCCGTCCGGCACCGGACCAGGAACGATAGAGTGCAGGACCAGCATCCTTCACTCCG CCGGTTCAACTTCGCCGCAATTGAAGAGCTATCTCTTTACTATCCGCGTCGACCTGGGCTACTACGACCAGGACGTGGACCCCATCCTGTGGAAGGTCGTCGGCACCGGGGATGCCAGCTACGTCCTCCTGCGCCACGTCTCcaaccgcctcctccgcgccaaCGGCAGGTACCGCCTCTGGCTCAGCGGCGTCTCCGTCGACGACGTCGACAACCAGAGCACGATGATGCATTGGAAGGTCGAGACCATCCCCACGAGCCCCAATCCGGCAGCACTTCCAACGCGGATTCCGGTGAGTTCCGCCCGGTCCAGTATCCCGAGACACCTATGGCCTTGCACAGTCTTGCCCGTCCCGAGACCCCTATTGCGTTGCACAGCTCGCCTCGGCTTCTCGCATTGGTTTGGGCGGAGCAGGGTTCTTGGATGGAACCTACAATTCCGATTTGTGGAACCTGTGCTTGAAGCACCAGCGCTGGATGTTTCTTTGTTTCCGTCGGTTCTTCCAAGAACTGCcaaat GTCCAGCTCCTAGGGAGCC AACAACCGACGCAGCTTCCGCGGCCTGTTCCTCCTGCACGAGGAGCCCGTGCACCTGCAGCGGACGATACGGTTCGTGCGGCGGACAACTACGGGAACTTCCCGGACAATTGGGGCACGTTCCAGTTCCAAGGCCGCTCCGTGTTCGAGCTGAGAGCGGAGGTGGCGCGCCGCACGGGCAATGCGTTCTTGTTCTTCCGCATCCTGATGTGCGTCCAGGGCGTCTGACCCCGCTGCTCGTCGACCTGCCTCGCAACGAGGAGACCGTGgacatcatcgtcatcatcgggACAGAGGGTGAGTGA